In a genomic window of Streptomyces sp. SJL17-4:
- a CDS encoding WhiB family transcriptional regulator, with protein MDWRHNAVCREEDPELFFPIGNTGPALLQIEEAKAVCRRCPVMEQCLQWALESGQDSGVWGGLSEDERRAMKRRAARNRARNASA; from the coding sequence ATGGACTGGCGTCACAACGCCGTTTGTCGTGAGGAAGACCCCGAGCTGTTCTTCCCCATCGGCAACACCGGTCCTGCGCTGCTGCAGATCGAGGAAGCCAAGGCCGTCTGCCGCCGCTGCCCCGTCATGGAGCAGTGCCTGCAGTGGGCGCTCGAGTCCGGCCAGGACTCCGGCGTCTGGGGTGGCCTCAGCGAGGACGAGCGCCGCGCGATGAAGCGCCGTGCCGCTCGCAACCGGGCGCGTAACGCCAGCGCCTGA
- a CDS encoding diacylglycerol kinase family protein, which produces MRALLVVNPAATTTSARTRDVLIHALASEMKLEAVTTEYRGHARDLGRRAADSGTIDLVVALGGDGTVNEVVNGLLHGGPDPDRLPGLAVVPGGSTNVFARALGLPNDAVEATGALLDALRERRARTVSLGLASGTPGTEDESVPSRWFTFCAGLGFDASVIGRVEQQRERGKRSTHALYLRQVVRQFLEEPNRRHGTITLERPGAEPVEDLVLSIICNTSPWTYLGNRPVYASPEASFETALDVLGLRRLSTPAVARYATQLLTSTPERGPRGKHAATLHDLTDFTLHSKVPLPLQMDGDHLGLRTSVTFTGVRRALRVIV; this is translated from the coding sequence ATGCGCGCACTTCTCGTGGTCAACCCGGCAGCCACCACCACCAGTGCCCGCACCCGTGACGTGCTCATCCACGCGCTCGCGAGCGAGATGAAGCTGGAGGCGGTCACCACCGAGTACCGCGGGCACGCGCGGGACCTCGGCCGACGGGCCGCGGACTCCGGCACCATCGACCTGGTCGTGGCCCTCGGCGGCGACGGCACGGTGAACGAGGTGGTCAACGGACTGCTGCACGGCGGACCGGATCCCGACCGCCTCCCGGGCCTGGCGGTCGTCCCCGGCGGATCGACGAACGTGTTCGCCCGCGCCCTCGGGCTGCCGAACGACGCGGTGGAGGCGACCGGCGCGCTGCTCGACGCGTTGCGTGAGCGGCGGGCACGCACAGTGAGCCTCGGTCTCGCCTCGGGAACGCCGGGCACGGAGGACGAATCCGTCCCGTCCCGCTGGTTCACGTTCTGCGCCGGTCTCGGTTTCGACGCGAGCGTCATCGGCCGGGTCGAACAGCAGCGGGAGCGCGGGAAGAGATCCACCCACGCCCTTTATCTGCGTCAGGTGGTGCGCCAGTTCCTGGAGGAACCGAACCGCCGGCACGGCACGATCACCCTGGAGCGCCCCGGCGCCGAGCCGGTCGAGGACCTCGTCCTCTCCATAATCTGCAACACCTCCCCCTGGACCTACCTGGGCAATCGTCCGGTGTACGCGTCCCCGGAGGCCTCCTTCGAAACCGCGCTGGACGTCCTCGGACTGCGCCGTCTCTCTACTCCGGCGGTGGCCCGGTACGCCACCCAGCTGCTCACCTCGACCCCGGAACGAGGGCCGCGCGGGAAGCATGCGGCAACTCTGCACGACCTGACCGACTTCACCTTGCATTCCAAGGTTCCCCTCCCCCTGCAGATGGACGGAGACCACCTGGGACTGCGTACGAGCGTGACGTTCACAGGCGTACGCCGTGCACTGCGTGTGATTGTGTGA
- a CDS encoding RNA polymerase sigma factor SigF, whose translation MRRGDATAGIPEQQARPYEVATEQADQMSEHEQHHEVPETPGVSEAPRGPARAEGSSEAGGTTAATGETATAAATEGVAEPAAETEKAEDGDEPHDVPDVPVAPDPHDRSGARALFVTLRELPEGSPEKAELRNQLVRMHLPLVEHLARRFRNRGEPLDDLTQVATIGLIKSVDRFDPERGVEFSTYATPTVVGEIKRHFRDKGWAVRVPRRLQELRLSLTTATAELSQQHGRSPTVHELAERLGISEEEVLEGLESANAYSTLSLDVPDTDDESPAVADTLGAEDEALEGVEYRESLKPLLEDLPPREKRILLLRFFGNMTQSQIAQEVGISQMHVSRLLARTLASLREKLLVEE comes from the coding sequence GTGAGGCGCGGGGACGCGACGGCCGGCATCCCTGAGCAGCAGGCACGGCCGTATGAGGTCGCTACGGAGCAGGCGGACCAGATGAGCGAGCACGAGCAGCACCACGAGGTTCCCGAGACACCAGGCGTCTCCGAGGCCCCCCGGGGCCCCGCGCGTGCGGAGGGCTCCTCCGAGGCGGGCGGGACCACGGCGGCGACCGGCGAGACGGCCACCGCCGCGGCCACCGAGGGCGTCGCCGAGCCGGCTGCGGAGACGGAGAAGGCGGAGGACGGGGACGAGCCCCACGACGTCCCCGACGTCCCCGTCGCCCCGGACCCGCACGACCGGAGCGGCGCCCGCGCGCTCTTCGTCACGCTGCGTGAGCTGCCGGAGGGCTCCCCGGAGAAGGCCGAGCTGCGCAACCAGCTGGTGCGGATGCACCTGCCGCTGGTCGAGCACCTGGCCCGGCGCTTCCGCAACCGCGGCGAGCCACTGGACGACCTGACACAGGTCGCGACCATCGGCCTGATCAAGTCCGTGGACCGGTTCGACCCGGAGCGCGGCGTCGAGTTCTCGACGTACGCGACCCCGACGGTCGTCGGCGAGATCAAGCGCCACTTCCGTGACAAGGGGTGGGCGGTCCGGGTGCCCCGCCGGCTCCAGGAGCTGCGGCTCTCGCTGACCACGGCGACGGCGGAGCTCTCCCAGCAGCACGGCCGCTCGCCGACCGTGCACGAGCTGGCCGAACGGCTCGGGATCTCGGAGGAGGAGGTCCTGGAGGGTCTGGAGTCGGCGAACGCCTATTCGACGCTCTCCCTGGACGTCCCCGACACGGACGACGAGTCGCCCGCGGTCGCGGACACCCTCGGCGCGGAGGACGAGGCCCTGGAGGGGGTCGAGTACCGCGAGTCGCTCAAGCCGCTGCTCGAGGACCTGCCGCCGCGGGAGAAGCGGATCCTGCTGCTTCGCTTCTTCGGGAACATGACCCAGTCGCAGATCGCGCAGGAGGTCGGCATCTCGCAGATGCACGTTTCTCGGCTGCTGGCTCGGACTCTGGCGTCGCTTCGGGAGAAACTCCTGGTGGAGGAGTAG
- a CDS encoding Na+/H+ antiporter yields MDALQLVALVAASAAIAGLARRTPVPAPLLLVAVGLAAAYVPGVPDYTLDPHIVLPLILPPLLYTAAVDSSYLDLRANIRPVALLSVGYVLFATVAVGWLAYVLVPDLPLTAALVLGAVVAPPDAVAATAIARKLGLPNRITTILQGESLVNDATAITAYKVALAAAVGEGLSWAGGLGEFALAALGGIGVGLLLMVPIHWLRRGLGDSLLQNTLSLLIPFVAYAAAEEVHASGVLAVVVVGLFLGHRAWQVDFATRLQEEAVWKMVAFVLESAVFALIGLQLPYVVQGLGQYGMAEAAWYAVGVFVAVVVVRFVWVYPATFLPRLSARVREREPGVDWRAPLVVGWAGMRGVVSLAIAFSIPVATDGVEFPARNLVLFLTFTTVIGTLVVQGLTLPPLIRFLKLPGKDRYAETLAEAQAQSEASQAAEERLDALLADERNALPKPLADRLRTVLERRRNAVWERLGSVNAVTGETADDTYRRISREMIDAEREVFVRLRDARRIDDEMMRTLLRRLDLEEAAAYREEAAG; encoded by the coding sequence ATGGACGCTCTACAGCTGGTGGCACTCGTGGCGGCGAGCGCGGCGATCGCGGGGCTCGCCCGCAGGACCCCGGTGCCCGCCCCGCTCCTCCTGGTCGCCGTAGGTCTCGCCGCCGCCTACGTCCCCGGAGTGCCGGACTACACCCTCGACCCGCACATCGTGCTGCCGTTGATCCTGCCCCCGCTCCTCTACACGGCGGCCGTCGACTCCTCGTACCTCGACCTGCGGGCCAACATCCGGCCCGTCGCGCTGCTTTCCGTCGGGTACGTCCTCTTCGCCACCGTGGCCGTGGGCTGGCTCGCGTACGTCCTCGTGCCCGATCTGCCGCTCACCGCCGCCCTCGTGCTCGGCGCGGTGGTGGCCCCGCCGGACGCGGTCGCCGCCACCGCCATCGCCCGCAAGCTCGGCCTGCCGAACCGGATCACCACGATCCTCCAGGGCGAGTCCCTGGTGAACGACGCCACCGCCATCACCGCGTACAAGGTCGCCCTCGCGGCGGCCGTCGGCGAGGGCCTGAGCTGGGCCGGCGGCCTCGGGGAGTTCGCGCTCGCGGCCCTCGGCGGCATCGGCGTCGGCCTGCTCCTCATGGTCCCCATCCACTGGCTGCGGCGGGGCCTCGGCGACTCCCTCCTGCAGAACACGCTCTCCCTCCTCATCCCCTTCGTCGCCTACGCGGCGGCCGAGGAGGTCCACGCCTCCGGCGTCCTCGCCGTCGTCGTGGTCGGCCTCTTCCTGGGCCACCGCGCCTGGCAGGTCGACTTCGCGACCCGCCTCCAGGAGGAGGCCGTCTGGAAGATGGTCGCCTTCGTCCTGGAGTCCGCCGTCTTCGCCCTGATCGGCCTTCAGCTGCCGTACGTCGTCCAGGGGCTCGGGCAGTACGGGATGGCCGAGGCGGCCTGGTACGCGGTCGGGGTCTTCGTCGCGGTGGTCGTGGTCCGGTTCGTCTGGGTCTATCCGGCGACCTTCCTGCCCCGGCTCTCCGCCCGCGTACGGGAGCGGGAGCCGGGGGTGGACTGGAGGGCCCCCCTGGTCGTCGGCTGGGCGGGCATGCGCGGCGTGGTCTCGCTCGCCATCGCCTTCTCCATCCCCGTGGCCACCGACGGGGTCGAGTTCCCGGCCCGCAACCTCGTCCTCTTCCTCACCTTCACCACCGTCATCGGCACGCTGGTGGTGCAGGGCCTCACCCTGCCGCCCCTCATCCGCTTCCTGAAGCTCCCCGGAAAGGACCGGTACGCCGAGACGCTGGCCGAGGCGCAGGCCCAGAGCGAGGCCTCGCAGGCCGCCGAGGAACGCCTCGACGCGCTTCTCGCCGACGAGCGCAACGCCCTGCCGAAGCCCCTCGCCGACCGGCTCCGCACGGTCCTGGAACGGCGCCGCAACGCGGTCTGGGAGCGGCTCGGCTCCGTCAACGCGGTCACCGGGGAGACGGCGGACGACACCTACCGGCGGATCTCGCGCGAGATGATCGACGCCGAGCGCGAGGTCTTCGTGCGGCTGCGCGACGCCCGGCGGATCGACGACGAGATGATGCGGACGCTGCTCCGCCGGCTCGACCTGGAGGAGGCCGCCGCCTACCGCGAGGAGGCGGCGGGCTGA
- a CDS encoding anti-sigma regulatory factor: MSQIAGEPGTQDFVEVRLPAAGAYLSVLRTATAGLAARLDFTLDEIEDLRIAVDEACAILLQQAVPGSVLSCVFRLVDDSLDVTVSAPTTDGRAPERDTFAWTVLSALAGKVESSVADDRTVSISLYKQRGAGPGPA; the protein is encoded by the coding sequence GTGTCCCAGATCGCAGGCGAGCCCGGGACCCAGGACTTCGTGGAAGTCCGGCTGCCCGCTGCGGGTGCCTATCTGTCCGTGCTGCGTACGGCCACGGCCGGCCTCGCGGCGCGCTTGGACTTCACCCTCGACGAGATCGAGGACTTGCGGATCGCGGTCGACGAGGCCTGCGCCATCCTGCTCCAGCAGGCCGTGCCGGGATCCGTCCTCAGCTGTGTCTTCCGGCTGGTCGACGACTCCCTCGACGTGACCGTCTCCGCCCCGACCACCGACGGCCGGGCGCCCGAGCGGGACACCTTCGCCTGGACGGTGCTGTCGGCACTGGCCGGGAAGGTGGAATCGTCGGTGGCCGATGACCGTACGGTCTCGATCAGCCTGTACAAACAGCGCGGCGCGGGGCCAGGCCCGGCGTGA
- a CDS encoding UBP-type zinc finger domain-containing protein, which produces MSECPHVAEMPRPEPAPLADTCPECLADGTHPVQLRLCLACGHVGCCDSSAGRHATGHFSTTGHPVMRTFEPGEAWRWCFVDGAIV; this is translated from the coding sequence ATGAGCGAGTGCCCGCACGTTGCCGAAATGCCGCGCCCCGAACCGGCGCCGCTGGCCGACACCTGCCCGGAGTGCCTGGCGGACGGTACGCATCCGGTCCAGCTGCGGCTCTGTCTGGCCTGCGGGCACGTGGGCTGCTGCGACTCCTCGGCGGGGCGGCACGCGACGGGGCACTTCTCCACGACGGGGCACCCGGTGATGCGGACCTTCGAGCCGGGCGAGGCATGGCGCTGGTGCTTCGTGGACGGGGCGATCGTCTGA